The Corynebacterium callunae DSM 20147 genomic sequence AAGACTTCCTGCTGCTTGAGTAAGGTGCGCTCGCCAGTTGCAATCCAATAGTTGAAAAGCTGGGAGGGCGTAGTGAAAGAGCCATAAGAAATGCGGATAACCGGAGCATCCCATTCTGGATTTCCACCGGAGGCAACGGTATAAATTTCTTCATCAAATTCCAATTGCTCAAATTCACCAAAGGAACCGTCGACAAGCTTCATGATGGCCACCTGGCCAATTGCATTAGACCTGTACCCCAGGATGATGAAGTCGCGGTAGGTATCAACACCTTCAATACGTACCGAATCCTCATGTGCCACCAAGCTATGCAAGGACTCCAGAGAATTAAGTTCTGCAACTGGCGCCCAGCCCACTGAGAAATTGGGGCCTTCTGCATTGTGGGTGACCAGCCAGACATCTTCGCCATCAATTACTGCATGGTCAATGTCATATTCCACGCCTTCTGCACGGGGAATCAGCACCTGGGGCTCGCCCTCTGGCTGCTCAAATGGCAAAACGCGAACTTCGGAGGTGATCTTGGAGGCACAGCCCATAAGAATGTACTTATCTGAACGTGTGGTTCCCACCCAGGTGGAAAAACGCTCATCTGGTTCGTGATAAACCAAGACGTCTTCTTCTACCGGGGTACCGATCTTGTGACGCCAAATGGTATCTGGACGCCATGCATCATCCACCCGCTGGTAGAAAAGATAATCTTCGCCCACCCAAGTTGCACCATAGAAGATGCCCTGCAGGGTGTCGTCGAGAAGCTCTCCGGTCTTTAAATCTTTAATGCGCAAGGTAAAGCGCTCTTCGCCGGTGGTGTCAATGGAATACGCCAAATAGCGGCCCGAAACAGTGACCGAGGACGCTCCAATAGAGAAGAAATCATGGCCGGCAGCTAGTTCATTGGCATCGAGGATAATCTCCTCCCCCACTGCTGGCTTCCCTTCGGGAATCGTGGGAGGAGTCCACTCATCAGAGCCTTCAGCTACTGGAATACGGCAGGAATAGCCATAGCTTTTTCCCTCTTCAGTGCGTGAGTAATACCAATACTTACCAGCGCGAACTGGGATGGACATATCGGTTTCTTTAATGCGCGATTTCATCTCTTCATAGATATTGTCGCGCAGCGTTGCTAGGTGCTCAGTTTCCTGCTTGGTGAACGCATTTTCCGCTTCCAAATAATCCAGGGTGTCCTGAGATTCTTTATCCCGCAGCCATTCATAATCATCTTGGAAATCGATGCCATGGAAAGATCGAATGCTGGGTCGGATTGGGGCGACCGGTGGAGTTAAACGTTCAGAAGACATAAGCCCCGATCTTAGCGCTCTGAATGCTAGGGAGGGTCTTTGTTCGCCACAGGCGAGCGTCGCGAGTGCTATGGGAGTGACCAGATTCCGCAAAAATCTCACTTTTCAACTTATTTGTGTGGTTTGCGGTTCCCTTAGTGGCCTCAAAAATGACAGAATCCCACACAAATCGCTGTTTTGAGGCCATTGTGCGAAATCGAGCATGTAACCCTCGCCCTGAAATCACAAAGGGCCTGAAGGAAATCCCTTCAGGCCTTCGAAAAACAAGGTTAAACGCAGCTACCGATCCACTCGGAGAACTTCTTGCCAGAAATTAGTTCATAAGCTTCAACATAACGATCGCGAGTTGCTTCAATTACTGAACCAGGCAGGGCTGGAGGCGCAGAACCATTGTTCTTATCCCAACCGGACTTTGGCCCGGTGAGCCAATTGCGTACAAACTGCTTATCAAAGCTGGGCTGGACAGTGCCGGGCTCATAACCTTCTGCCGGCCAGTAACGGGAAGAATCCGGGGTGAGGACTTCATCTCCTAGAACAAGATCGCCATTTTCATCGATACCAAATTCAAACTTGGTATCAGCCAAGATAACGCCGCGCCCGAGAGCAACTTCTGCGGCTTGGGCGTAAATCGCAATGGAAGCATCGCGGAGCTGGTTGGCACGAGCTTCACCGAGGCGTTCTTCAACAACGTCAAAAGAGACGTTAATATCATGGTCTCCGATATCAGCCTTTGTTGCTGGGGTGAAGATAGGCTCAGGCAGGCGAGATGATTCCACCAGGTTTTCCGGCAAGGAAACACCACAAACAGATCCACTTTGCTTGTACTCCTCCAAGCCGGAGCCGGTGAGGTAGCCACGCACCACACATTCAAAGGGAAGCATATTGAGCTTCTTGCAGACCATAGCGCGACCCAAGACCTCTTCGGGGATGCGGATATCGTCGATATCGCCAGCCAGGTGGTTAGGGAAGTTAATAGTGTCAAAGAAGAACTGGCTCATCGCAGTGAGTACTCGACCCTTGTCAGGAATTTCGGTATCAAGGATAAAGTCGTAGGCCGAAATACGGTCAGAAGCAACCATGAGAATGTGCTTCTCATCGATTTCGTAGATTTCACGAACCTTGCCTGCGGACAAGTGCTTGTACTGGGAGAGTTCAGGACGCATGATAGTGAAGTCTAGACCTCATTGAGGTGTTCGGAAAATTGTAGTGCGTTATTTAGTATTAAGAGCTTCAAAAGCCACTCACATCTTTCCAAGGCTATTCGAACAAAACTTAAGCAATATTCAGTAAAAACTAAATAAAAATCAAAAAAGACGAACACCCTCTCATGGAGAGTGTTCGTCTTAAGTGTCCCCAGCTAACCGGAGTTAGCTGGTCCCAATACCGTTAACCCGAAGGCTAACAAGTGATTAGGAGGAAGCGGACTCAAGGGTATCGATGAAGCCCTGAACGCCTTCAACGCCAGCGCCTAGGAGGCCGGAAACGCCGTTGAAGCCAGCGCCAACAAGGCCGGTGATACCGTCGAAGATGGACTGTACGAGTGCGAAGATCTCAGTCATGGAGAATCTCACTTTCTATGTTCGCCAGGCTCTTGCTG encodes the following:
- a CDS encoding phosphoribosylaminoimidazolesuccinocarboxamide synthase, encoding MRPELSQYKHLSAGKVREIYEIDEKHILMVASDRISAYDFILDTEIPDKGRVLTAMSQFFFDTINFPNHLAGDIDDIRIPEEVLGRAMVCKKLNMLPFECVVRGYLTGSGLEEYKQSGSVCGVSLPENLVESSRLPEPIFTPATKADIGDHDINVSFDVVEERLGEARANQLRDASIAIYAQAAEVALGRGVILADTKFEFGIDENGDLVLGDEVLTPDSSRYWPAEGYEPGTVQPSFDKQFVRNWLTGPKSGWDKNNGSAPPALPGSVIEATRDRYVEAYELISGKKFSEWIGSCV
- a CDS encoding S9 family peptidase; the protein is MSSERLTPPVAPIRPSIRSFHGIDFQDDYEWLRDKESQDTLDYLEAENAFTKQETEHLATLRDNIYEEMKSRIKETDMSIPVRAGKYWYYSRTEEGKSYGYSCRIPVAEGSDEWTPPTIPEGKPAVGEEIILDANELAAGHDFFSIGASSVTVSGRYLAYSIDTTGEERFTLRIKDLKTGELLDDTLQGIFYGATWVGEDYLFYQRVDDAWRPDTIWRHKIGTPVEEDVLVYHEPDERFSTWVGTTRSDKYILMGCASKITSEVRVLPFEQPEGEPQVLIPRAEGVEYDIDHAVIDGEDVWLVTHNAEGPNFSVGWAPVAELNSLESLHSLVAHEDSVRIEGVDTYRDFIILGYRSNAIGQVAIMKLVDGSFGEFEQLEFDEEIYTVASGGNPEWDAPVIRISYGSFTTPSQLFNYWIATGERTLLKQQEVLGGYNRADYTSSRLWVTAADGAKIPVSLVHRADMDLTKPNPALLYGYGSYESSIDPGFSIARLSLMDRGMIFAIAHVRGGGEMGRGWYDNGKMLTKKNTFTDFIDVADALIAQGLTAPDMLVAEGGSAGGMLMGAIANMAGDRFKAIEANVPFVDPLTSMLMPELPLTVIEWDEWGDPLHNKEVYDYMASYAPYENVEAKKYPNILAVTSLNDTRVLYVEPAKWVAKLRSTATGGEFLLKTEMVAGHGGVSGRYEKWRETAFEYGWLINQATGVTE